The following nucleotide sequence is from Catenulispora sp. EB89.
GACGGCACCGCGACGCTGAGCACCATGGTGTCCCTCCCCGACGGCCGCGGCCTGCTGGTGCAGACCCCGAAGGGCGACCGCTACCTGATCACCGGCGGCCTGAAGTACCGGATCGCCGACGACAACGTGATGACCGCCCTGGGCTATCAGGCCGCGTCGATCGTCCCGGTCGCGGCCGCCTGGCTCAACGCCGTGCCCTCGGGCCGCGACCTGGCGCTGATGGCGGTCCCCGGCGTCGGCGCCTCCGGACCGCACGTCGGCAGCGTCAAGCGCAAGGTCGGCGAGGTCCTCACCGTCGACAACGCGGTGGCCGGCAAGACCCTGTACTACCTGGTCCGCGCCGACGGCCTGGAGCCGATCCCGCAGATCGAGGCGGCGCTGATCGTGGCGGACAACGCCAACGCCGCCGCCTACACCGACGGCCCGCAGGCGCCCCGCCCGGTCTCGGTCTCCGACGCCACCGCGGTCTCCGCGAGCCCGCCCGGCGACGACGCCAAGGGCTACCCGGCCGGCGTCCCGGCCCCGGTCGGAGCCCTCGGCGCCGGCACCGTGGTCTGCGCCACCGGCGACGACACCACCCCGTCCCAGATAGCCCTCGGCGCGGCCTTCCCCCTCCCGCCCGGCGCCCGCACCGTCCCGACCGGCGCCCCGCAGGGCGGCACCGTCGCCGACGAGGTCTACCTCCCCCCGGGCACCGCCGCCCTGGCGACCACCCACGCCGACCCGCCCCCGCCGAACTCCCAGACCCCGCCCCCGGCACCCCCGATCTACCTCATCACCGACGCCGGCACGAAGTACCAGCTCACCGACGACCAAGCCCGCCCCGCCCTCGGCTACGGCAACTCCGCCCCCGCGACACTGCCCAAGAACGCACTGGCGATGCTGCCCACCGGCCCGAACCTGGACGAGGCCGACGCGCAGAAGGCCGTGGTGGTGGGGAACTGAGAGGCGCGGGACCTCCCGCGTCACGCGCCGCACAGCGCGGCGAGCACCGAGGGCCACGCCAGCCGGCCCAGCCGCCGGTCGGCATCCTCGGTCCCGCCGTAGTCGAACGCCTCCGAGGCCGCATGCCCTGACTCCCCGGGGAACAGCACCCGGTGCCCGGCATCGCCGTGGCTGATCAG
It contains:
- the eccB gene encoding type VII secretion protein EccB, with amino-acid sequence MWTERDQIQAYQFLRRRLVSALVTSDPNHPTPPHRRLVMGTVLGAVATMLTAAGFGVSGMMAPSPPPDWQHTGLVILDQDGGGRYVMDNSGILHPVTNLASARLLANGVKTVSVQSKLLRNAPRGATLGIANAPDMLPDATNLIGDADPVACSRATSDIPKETGPVAALLLAHAGDGTATLSTMVSLPDGRGLLVQTPKGDRYLITGGLKYRIADDNVMTALGYQAASIVPVAAAWLNAVPSGRDLALMAVPGVGASGPHVGSVKRKVGEVLTVDNAVAGKTLYYLVRADGLEPIPQIEAALIVADNANAAAYTDGPQAPRPVSVSDATAVSASPPGDDAKGYPAGVPAPVGALGAGTVVCATGDDTTPSQIALGAAFPLPPGARTVPTGAPQGGTVADEVYLPPGTAALATTHADPPPPNSQTPPPAPPIYLITDAGTKYQLTDDQARPALGYGNSAPATLPKNALAMLPTGPNLDEADAQKAVVVGN